One Microbacter margulisiae genomic window carries:
- the metH gene encoding methionine synthase — protein sequence MMSLQEELTRRILILDGAMGTMIQKHKLTETDFRGHLFQDAIKPQRGNNDLLCLTQPDIIHQIHYGYLEAGADIIETNTFNAQRISQSDYGMESQVHAINFAAAQLARKAANEFTTPDKPRFVAGSVGPTNKTASLSPDVNNPAMRAVTFDQLAEAYHEQMIALIEGGVDALFVETIFDTLNAKAAIVAAQQAMQTTGKTVALMLSATVADKSGRTLSGQTIRAFLASIEHAPLLSVGLNCSFGAKDLKPYLEELSSIAPWYVSSHPNAGLPNQLGEYDETAERMSVQIKEYIDEKLINIIGGCCGTTPAHIAAYNKLLEGAAIRTVPPVSTHTHLSGLDFFEITPENNFVNIGERCNVAGSRNFLKLIQAKQYDDAVSIARKQVEEGAQILDINMDDAMLDAKTEMVTFLNSLMSDPDAARVPVMIDSSKWEVIEAGLKCVQGKSIVNSISLKEGEELFLQHARLIRQYGAATVVMAFDEKGQADTYERRIAICNRAYHLLTEKAGFPPQDIIFDPNILAIATGIEEHNRYAIDFIRTTEWIKQNLPGAKVSGGVSNLSFSFRGNNKVREAMHSAFLYHAIKAGMDMGIVNAGMLQVYESIDKELLECTEDVIFDRRPDATERLIELAGKLKSTADNTQTTAKEEAWRSLPLNERLATCLVKGVNTYLEEDLEEALKAYENPLSIIEQPLMEGMGIVGQLFGEGKMFLPQVVKTARVMKQAVAILQPHIEAYQKGAETKKAGKIVLATVKGDVHDIGKNIVGVILGCNNYEVIDLGVMVPSEKILQAAIDHQADAIGLSGLITPSLEEMSHVAEAMQKSGFTIPLLIGGATTSKIHTALKIAPHYTANVVSHSRDASQAVIALGRLLNPNSYTAFAEEIRSEQAVIANKEQQTAPLLSYEEAVKNALTIHWSDYTPFKPKQFEKHHMEISIETLIPYIDWRFFFKAWRITGNYPDIAAIHRCVACETGWINNYPPEEQEKAKEALKLFRDAQDILALLQENGVTAKAAFDFFEATTMPEKDVMIIHTKEGKLTIPMLRQQTLKPDGQPNLSLIDFIMPETFGKPDYIGTFATSIAGGETLSKTFSEKGDDYTALLIQSLTDRLAEAAAEYVHQHIRKTAWGYAPDEVLSETELLKEHYQGIRPAVGYPSLPDLSVIFDLEPVLHLSEIGIRLTENGAMMPNASVAGLVFANPQARYFMVGKITADQREKYAAQRGITVAELRKWVPA from the coding sequence ATCATGAGTTTACAAGAAGAATTAACCCGGCGTATCCTGATCCTTGACGGTGCAATGGGCACCATGATTCAGAAACATAAGCTAACTGAAACCGACTTTCGAGGCCATCTTTTTCAAGATGCGATCAAACCACAGCGAGGCAATAATGATTTGCTTTGCCTTACACAGCCCGATATCATTCATCAAATTCACTACGGATATCTCGAAGCCGGAGCCGATATTATCGAAACCAACACCTTCAATGCACAACGCATTTCACAAAGCGACTATGGCATGGAATCGCAAGTACACGCCATTAACTTTGCCGCCGCCCAATTAGCGCGCAAAGCAGCCAATGAGTTTACAACACCGGACAAGCCTCGCTTTGTAGCCGGATCTGTTGGTCCGACAAACAAAACAGCGTCTCTTTCACCCGATGTAAACAATCCTGCCATGCGGGCGGTCACATTCGACCAACTGGCAGAGGCATACCACGAGCAAATGATAGCGCTGATCGAAGGAGGAGTGGACGCTTTGTTCGTTGAAACCATTTTTGACACGCTAAACGCCAAAGCAGCTATCGTTGCAGCACAACAGGCTATGCAAACAACCGGGAAAACAGTTGCTTTGATGCTTTCGGCAACGGTGGCCGACAAAAGTGGCAGAACGCTGTCCGGGCAAACCATCCGGGCATTTCTGGCCTCCATCGAGCATGCTCCGTTGCTTTCGGTAGGATTGAATTGTTCATTTGGAGCCAAAGATTTAAAACCATATTTGGAAGAACTCTCTTCCATAGCTCCCTGGTATGTCAGCTCCCACCCCAATGCCGGACTACCGAATCAATTGGGGGAATATGATGAAACTGCCGAACGGATGTCTGTTCAAATCAAGGAATATATAGATGAAAAGCTGATCAACATTATCGGAGGATGCTGTGGAACAACACCGGCTCACATCGCCGCTTATAATAAACTTCTTGAAGGAGCTGCCATCCGCACCGTACCTCCGGTTTCAACGCATACTCACCTATCGGGACTTGATTTTTTTGAAATTACACCTGAAAATAATTTTGTCAATATCGGAGAACGATGCAACGTTGCCGGATCACGAAACTTCTTAAAACTGATTCAGGCAAAACAATATGATGATGCCGTTTCCATTGCCCGTAAACAAGTGGAAGAAGGAGCGCAAATACTGGATATCAACATGGACGATGCCATGCTGGATGCAAAAACAGAAATGGTCACGTTTTTAAATAGCCTGATGTCCGATCCTGACGCAGCACGTGTCCCTGTCATGATTGATTCATCAAAATGGGAAGTTATTGAGGCAGGATTGAAATGTGTACAAGGAAAATCCATCGTCAATTCGATTAGTTTAAAAGAAGGCGAAGAACTCTTCCTGCAACACGCCCGCCTGATACGTCAATATGGAGCAGCCACCGTAGTAATGGCTTTTGACGAAAAAGGTCAAGCGGATACGTATGAACGTCGTATCGCTATTTGTAACCGGGCATACCATTTATTAACCGAAAAAGCAGGATTCCCTCCCCAGGATATCATTTTCGATCCCAACATCCTGGCTATAGCCACCGGCATTGAGGAACATAACCGTTATGCCATTGATTTTATCCGGACAACCGAATGGATTAAACAAAATCTGCCCGGAGCCAAAGTAAGTGGTGGCGTCAGCAATCTATCATTCTCTTTTCGTGGCAATAACAAAGTTCGGGAAGCTATGCATTCTGCGTTTCTCTATCATGCCATTAAAGCCGGCATGGACATGGGAATTGTGAATGCAGGCATGTTACAAGTGTATGAATCCATTGATAAAGAATTACTGGAATGCACTGAAGATGTCATCTTCGACCGGCGTCCTGATGCTACGGAACGTTTGATTGAACTGGCTGGAAAGCTCAAAAGCACAGCCGACAACACGCAAACCACTGCAAAAGAAGAAGCCTGGCGTTCGCTTCCGCTCAATGAACGGCTGGCTACCTGTCTGGTTAAAGGAGTCAACACCTACCTTGAAGAAGATTTAGAGGAAGCCTTAAAAGCTTATGAAAATCCGCTCTCCATCATTGAACAACCTTTGATGGAAGGAATGGGCATTGTCGGGCAGTTATTCGGGGAAGGTAAAATGTTTTTACCCCAGGTGGTCAAGACTGCCCGCGTCATGAAACAAGCCGTCGCCATTCTCCAACCCCATATTGAAGCCTATCAGAAAGGTGCCGAAACAAAAAAGGCCGGAAAAATTGTATTGGCAACCGTCAAAGGAGATGTTCACGACATTGGGAAAAATATTGTCGGGGTCATCCTCGGATGCAACAATTACGAAGTGATTGACTTGGGCGTTATGGTGCCTTCGGAGAAAATCCTTCAGGCAGCTATAGATCATCAGGCAGATGCAATCGGATTAAGCGGCCTCATCACACCATCACTTGAAGAAATGTCGCATGTAGCGGAAGCCATGCAAAAATCGGGATTCACCATTCCCCTTCTGATCGGTGGAGCCACTACGTCAAAGATCCATACTGCACTAAAAATTGCACCCCATTATACGGCGAATGTTGTGAGCCATTCACGGGATGCTTCGCAAGCAGTCATTGCTCTGGGACGTTTACTCAATCCCAATTCTTATACAGCATTTGCAGAAGAAATCCGTTCTGAGCAGGCTGTCATTGCCAATAAAGAACAACAAACTGCTCCCCTGTTATCGTATGAGGAAGCAGTAAAAAATGCCCTGACTATTCATTGGTCTGATTACACCCCTTTCAAACCAAAACAATTCGAGAAACATCATATGGAGATCTCCATTGAGACGTTGATTCCTTACATCGACTGGCGATTCTTCTTCAAGGCATGGCGAATCACCGGAAATTACCCTGATATTGCTGCTATTCATCGGTGCGTTGCATGCGAAACGGGATGGATTAATAACTATCCTCCTGAAGAGCAGGAAAAAGCAAAAGAGGCTTTGAAACTTTTCCGTGATGCACAGGATATATTGGCGCTGTTACAAGAAAACGGCGTCACGGCGAAAGCCGCCTTTGATTTCTTTGAAGCGACAACGATGCCGGAAAAGGATGTAATGATTATACACACTAAAGAAGGGAAACTTACTATCCCAATGTTAAGACAGCAAACATTAAAGCCGGATGGTCAACCTAATTTATCTTTGATTGACTTCATCATGCCTGAAACATTTGGGAAACCTGATTATATAGGAACCTTTGCCACCTCTATTGCCGGAGGTGAAACGCTATCCAAAACATTTTCCGAAAAGGGAGACGACTATACAGCCCTGTTGATCCAGTCACTCACAGACAGGCTTGCTGAAGCAGCGGCGGAATATGTTCATCAGCATATCCGAAAAACAGCATGGGGGTATGCTCCCGATGAAGTTTTATCGGAAACCGAATTATTGAAAGAACACTATCAGGGCATACGTCCGGCCGTTGGATATCCTTCCCTACCCGACCTTTCCGTCATTTTCGACCTTGAACCTGTTTTGCATCTTTCTGAAATAGGCATTCGATTGACTGAGAATGGAGCAATGATGCCCAACGCCTCTGTCGCCGGCCTGGTATTTGCCAATCCACAAGCACGCTATTTCATGGTTGGAAAAATCACAGCAGACCAACGCGAAAAATATGCGGCACAACGAGGCATAACGGTAGCCGAATTACGTAAATGGGTACCAGCATAA
- the pnuC gene encoding nicotinamide riboside transporter PnuC produces MADFFSIHNILIEIWGYKMSMVEFLGTITGLLAVLLATQSNIWSWPIGIVNFILSFLLFYQVSLYSDMFLQIYYFITGIYGWIYWYGKKEGEQTPITYLTKRGRLVHTSLTIVGTLGVGYFMSHIHQLFPTAFPKPAAYPYPDSFVAVLSILANWMLAQRRIENWVLWIIIDAICTVMYWIKGIQFFSLEYFIFLIMAIYGLTNWINIYNKTNMSLQSEEAL; encoded by the coding sequence ATGGCTGACTTTTTTAGCATTCACAACATACTTATCGAAATCTGGGGATACAAAATGAGCATGGTCGAGTTCTTGGGAACCATCACAGGACTGCTCGCCGTCTTGTTGGCAACCCAGTCAAACATATGGTCATGGCCGATAGGCATTGTCAATTTCATCCTTTCCTTTTTGTTATTTTACCAGGTAAGTTTATACAGTGACATGTTCCTGCAAATCTATTATTTTATTACAGGCATTTACGGATGGATATACTGGTATGGCAAAAAAGAAGGAGAACAAACGCCCATTACCTATCTGACCAAGAGGGGAAGGCTCGTCCACACATCTTTAACTATTGTAGGAACGTTAGGAGTGGGATATTTCATGAGTCACATCCACCAGCTTTTCCCGACAGCTTTTCCCAAACCGGCAGCATATCCCTACCCTGACTCCTTTGTAGCTGTATTAAGTATTCTGGCAAACTGGATGCTGGCTCAACGAAGAATTGAGAACTGGGTTTTATGGATCATCATCGATGCCATCTGTACAGTGATGTATTGGATCAAAGGCATTCAATTTTTCTCTCTCGAATATTTTATCTTTCTTATCATGGCCATTTATGGGCTAACCAACTGGATTAATATTTATAACAAAACAAACATGTCGCTCCAGTCAGAAGAAGCATTGTAA
- a CDS encoding ABC transporter ATP-binding protein gives MKVHRMTRQEHISKAAGKKDSPNIWVVLQPYRLLVALLIVFALLSNGVNLVIPKLISRAIDDFSKGHFSYQTVIVEFLVAALVILVFTFLQGVLQTYVSERVAKDLRTQLAEKISRQSYAFIQQANPAKLLTNFTSDIDAVKMFVSMAVVSLMSSVFIIVGASILLISINLKLALSVLAIIPVISGAFFFVFRKVRVLFKKSREVIDWLNRIINESIMGAALIRVVNAQMLEYNKFLEANAQAKTLGISILRLFATLIPIVVFVSNLASLTILTLGGHFVIIGSMSLGNFAAFSSYLSLLIFPIMVIGFISNFIVRASVSYGRIHSVLHAVDTKDTGTLKRVLVGNIELKEAYVCYGDNPVLKHISFSVKEGSRSAVIGPTAAGKSQLLYLLTGLIEPRSGVVLFDGIDFKEYDKESLQHQIGIVFQDSVMFNMSLRDNIAFNGSITDEALQKAIETAELTDFIRNLPEGLDTVVSERGNSLSGGQKQRIMLARALAICPKILLLDDFTARVDTQTEQKILKNISRNYPDMTLLSVTQKIASVIHYENIILMEEGEILAEGTHKSLMQDSPEYVQIYNSQRSTNRYEALAK, from the coding sequence ATGAAAGTGCATCGAATGACAAGACAGGAGCATATCTCTAAAGCGGCTGGAAAAAAAGATAGCCCCAACATATGGGTTGTTTTGCAGCCTTATCGTTTGTTGGTTGCTTTGCTGATTGTTTTTGCCTTGCTAAGCAACGGTGTAAACCTTGTTATTCCAAAGCTGATTTCACGGGCCATTGACGATTTCTCCAAAGGTCATTTCTCCTATCAAACCGTTATTGTTGAATTTCTGGTGGCTGCCCTGGTGATTCTTGTATTCACCTTTTTACAGGGAGTGTTACAAACGTATGTCTCCGAACGGGTAGCTAAGGATTTACGAACGCAACTTGCCGAAAAAATTTCGCGGCAAAGCTATGCCTTTATTCAACAGGCTAATCCTGCGAAATTATTGACCAATTTTACTTCTGATATTGATGCCGTAAAGATGTTTGTGTCAATGGCAGTGGTATCGCTTATGTCGTCTGTTTTTATCATTGTCGGGGCCTCTATTCTGCTTATTTCCATCAATCTGAAGCTGGCTTTATCCGTGTTGGCAATCATTCCGGTGATTAGCGGAGCTTTCTTTTTTGTATTCCGTAAAGTGCGGGTTTTATTTAAGAAAAGCCGTGAAGTGATTGACTGGTTGAACCGGATTATCAATGAGAGTATTATGGGAGCGGCTTTGATTCGTGTTGTGAATGCGCAAATGCTGGAATACAATAAATTTTTGGAAGCGAATGCGCAAGCCAAGACGTTGGGAATCTCAATTCTTCGCCTGTTTGCCACGTTGATCCCCATAGTTGTGTTCGTGAGCAATCTGGCTTCGCTTACAATCCTGACCTTAGGCGGACATTTTGTGATTATTGGCAGTATGTCTTTAGGAAACTTTGCAGCATTCAGTTCATACCTTTCTTTGCTTATTTTCCCGATCATGGTAATCGGATTTATCAGCAACTTTATTGTGCGTGCTTCAGTTTCATATGGACGAATTCACAGCGTTTTACATGCTGTTGATACAAAAGACACCGGAACATTAAAACGTGTTTTGGTAGGAAATATTGAACTCAAAGAAGCTTATGTATGTTATGGCGATAATCCTGTACTGAAACATATTTCTTTTTCTGTAAAAGAGGGATCAAGAAGCGCTGTCATCGGGCCAACGGCTGCCGGAAAATCCCAGTTACTTTATTTGTTGACCGGATTGATCGAACCCCGAAGCGGCGTTGTGTTATTTGATGGTATTGATTTTAAGGAATATGACAAAGAGAGCTTGCAGCATCAGATTGGAATCGTGTTTCAGGATAGTGTGATGTTTAATATGAGCCTGCGCGATAATATTGCTTTTAATGGGTCAATTACGGATGAAGCACTGCAGAAAGCCATTGAAACAGCAGAACTGACAGATTTTATAAGAAATTTACCTGAGGGATTGGATACTGTGGTGAGCGAACGGGGTAATAGTTTGTCCGGAGGGCAAAAACAGCGTATCATGTTGGCTCGGGCATTGGCAATATGTCCTAAAATTTTACTTTTGGATGACTTTACAGCACGTGTAGATACGCAAACAGAACAAAAGATTTTGAAGAATATTAGCCGGAATTATCCTGATATGACTTTGCTTTCAGTCACGCAAAAGATTGCTTCTGTAATACATTACGAGAATATTATTTTGATGGAGGAAGGAGAAATTCTTGCTGAAGGAACGCACAAATCGTTGATGCAGGATAGCCCAGAATATGTCCAGATCTATAACTCACAACGCAGTACGAATCGGTATGAGGCATTGGCAAAATAG
- the purH gene encoding bifunctional phosphoribosylaminoimidazolecarboxamide formyltransferase/IMP cyclohydrolase: protein MSDKKQITTAFVSVFHKENLDDIILTLHAQGVSFISTGGTQTFIESLGVPCQAVENLTGYPSIFGGRVKTLHPKVFGGILYRRDVEGDLAQVAQYEIPTVDLVIVDLYPFAETVASGASEEAIVEKIDIGGISLIRAAAKNFRDVVIVASQEQYQPFLDIIHENGAVTTLEERTFFAKEAFAVSSAYDTAIFNYFDGNEGSKFRVAVDSAKVLRYGENPHQQGVFYGELQDMFQQLQGKEISYNNLLDIDAAIRLINDFDEVTFAILKHNNACGLASRDTVLEAWKVALEGDPVSAFGGVLITNAIVDKATAEEINKIFFEVILAPDYDVEALEILTQKKNRIILVLQGGKLPARQFRSTLNGILVQDQDTQVENASDLKVVTQKVPTDREVEDMLFANKIVKHSKSNAIVLAKNKQLCGSGVGQTSRVDALRHAIEKAHSFNLSLQGAVMASDAYFPFADSVQIAHEAGITAVIQPGGSIRDQDSIDACNAHGQSMVTTGIRHFKH from the coding sequence ATGAGTGACAAAAAACAGATTACAACAGCCTTTGTTTCAGTTTTTCACAAAGAAAACCTGGACGATATAATTCTAACATTACATGCACAAGGTGTTTCTTTTATATCAACCGGAGGCACCCAAACATTTATTGAATCGTTAGGTGTACCTTGCCAGGCTGTTGAAAATTTAACCGGTTATCCGTCAATATTTGGAGGTCGTGTAAAGACATTACATCCTAAAGTTTTTGGCGGTATTCTTTACCGGAGAGACGTTGAAGGAGATCTTGCTCAGGTGGCCCAGTATGAAATTCCGACCGTTGATTTAGTTATTGTAGATTTATACCCATTTGCCGAAACGGTGGCTTCCGGAGCTTCTGAAGAAGCAATCGTGGAAAAAATTGATATCGGAGGAATTTCATTAATACGTGCAGCAGCTAAAAATTTTCGCGATGTCGTGATTGTGGCTTCTCAGGAGCAGTATCAGCCATTTCTTGATATTATCCATGAGAATGGAGCTGTCACCACGCTGGAAGAAAGGACATTTTTCGCCAAAGAAGCTTTTGCAGTTTCGTCAGCATATGATACAGCTATTTTCAACTATTTTGATGGCAATGAAGGGAGTAAATTCAGAGTAGCTGTTGATAGTGCCAAAGTATTGCGCTATGGAGAAAATCCACACCAGCAGGGAGTTTTTTATGGAGAATTGCAAGACATGTTCCAACAACTCCAAGGAAAGGAAATCTCATATAACAACCTACTCGATATTGATGCTGCTATTCGCCTGATCAATGATTTTGATGAGGTGACTTTTGCGATTCTGAAGCATAATAATGCTTGTGGACTTGCTTCAAGGGATACCGTCTTGGAAGCATGGAAAGTTGCCCTTGAAGGAGATCCGGTTTCTGCATTTGGAGGTGTATTGATTACGAATGCAATTGTCGATAAAGCTACTGCAGAAGAAATCAACAAGATTTTCTTTGAAGTTATTTTGGCTCCCGACTATGATGTCGAAGCGCTCGAAATATTGACACAAAAGAAAAATCGTATTATTCTTGTTTTGCAAGGTGGCAAATTGCCGGCAAGACAATTCCGCTCAACCCTCAATGGAATCTTGGTACAAGATCAGGATACGCAAGTCGAAAATGCCTCCGATCTGAAAGTGGTGACACAAAAAGTGCCTACTGACAGGGAGGTTGAAGACATGCTTTTTGCTAACAAAATTGTAAAACATAGTAAGTCCAATGCTATCGTATTGGCAAAGAACAAACAATTGTGCGGGAGTGGTGTCGGACAGACATCACGTGTTGATGCATTACGCCATGCAATAGAAAAAGCACATTCGTTTAATCTTTCATTACAAGGTGCCGTGATGGCTTCAGATGCTTATTTCCCGTTTGCAGACAGTGTACAAATAGCCCATGAAGCAGGTATTACTGCAGTTATTCAACCGGGTGGATCAATTCGCGATCAAGATTCAATAGACGCTTGTAATGCGCACGGGCAATCGATGGTAACTACGGGCATCAGACACTTTAAACATTAA
- a CDS encoding ABC transporter permease: MNNLTSQSLSVSGLDKEQAEQYDSHVRSGWFGNNGGVNHPFWVIVYKEMSDHLRSWRFIILIAIIALTCIGSMYTALTNIGHAMKASDAQNTFFFLKLFTVSDGTMPSFFVFISFLGPLLGISLGFDAVNSEHNRGTLSRILAQPIHRDYLINAKFMGALIVISVLFFALGFLVIGLGLITIGIPPTAEEFWRIVFFLILSIFYVAFWLNLSILFSVRFRQPATAALAGIAVWLFLTVFYPLIVNLVMKGLTPSQVAMASPHQLMGLEELRLTLMRILPNQLFSDATTTLLMPSVRSLGPLTMEQVYGTIPGALPLGQSVLLVWPQVTGLVAATIVCFVLSYISFMRREIRSR, from the coding sequence ATGAATAATTTGACATCTCAATCTTTGTCTGTTTCAGGACTGGACAAAGAACAAGCGGAACAATATGATTCTCATGTCAGATCAGGATGGTTTGGCAACAATGGTGGGGTAAATCATCCATTTTGGGTAATTGTTTACAAAGAAATGTCCGATCATTTACGGAGCTGGCGATTTATTATTTTGATTGCCATTATTGCTTTAACATGTATTGGATCGATGTATACCGCTCTGACTAACATTGGTCATGCCATGAAGGCCAGTGATGCACAGAACACTTTTTTCTTTTTGAAATTGTTTACGGTGTCAGATGGTACAATGCCATCCTTTTTTGTGTTTATTAGTTTTTTAGGTCCTTTGCTAGGTATCAGCCTTGGTTTTGACGCCGTTAACTCGGAGCATAACCGGGGTACGTTAAGCCGTATCTTGGCGCAACCTATTCATCGTGATTATTTGATTAATGCCAAATTTATGGGAGCATTGATTGTGATCAGTGTCCTGTTTTTCGCTCTTGGTTTTCTGGTCATTGGCTTGGGATTGATCACTATTGGCATTCCGCCGACTGCTGAAGAGTTTTGGCGCATTGTCTTTTTTCTGATTTTGAGCATATTTTATGTTGCATTCTGGCTGAATCTTTCGATTTTGTTTTCAGTCCGATTTCGGCAACCAGCTACAGCGGCTTTGGCCGGAATTGCTGTATGGTTGTTCCTGACGGTGTTTTATCCGCTTATTGTTAATCTGGTTATGAAAGGGCTTACACCTTCGCAGGTTGCGATGGCTTCGCCTCATCAGTTAATGGGCCTGGAAGAACTACGCCTTACTTTAATGAGGATTTTGCCTAATCAATTATTCAGCGATGCTACTACCACATTACTGATGCCATCGGTGCGGAGCCTGGGCCCATTGACGATGGAACAGGTTTATGGCACTATTCCTGGCGCTTTGCCCTTAGGACAAAGCGTTTTGCTGGTATGGCCACAGGTAACCGGCCTTGTTGCCGCAACGATCGTCTGCTTCGTTTTGTCCTATATTTCTTTTATGAGAAGAGAAATCCGGTCAAGATAA
- a CDS encoding ABC transporter ATP-binding protein translates to MNYNLNLNKETSSNEKAGTITTLKRLLALMDSERKNLFIALIFIFINAGLNLISPYLIGHAVDKFIVTKHYAGVIRYAVILLVIFVMAMFSGYTQAQLMGKVGQRMLFNLRNRLFNKLQELPIDFFNQNKAGDLISRVNNDTDKINQFFSQSFVQFMSSIFTMIGAAIFLISIDFRLGLAALSPAVILWIFTRSFSPWVKRRNTASMRSTGILSAEVQESLQNFKVIVAFNRRDYFRKRFDEVNTDNYRNAVKAGIANTVFTPVYGFLSNIGQLIVLAFGIYLIMAGQFSIGLLISFLAYITQFYNPLRQLAALWANFQVALAGWDRISQILVLENNLPLVPDAKKEKQSGMLSFRHVSFAYPSSEKEILRHVSFDLERGKTYAFVGPTGGGKTTTASLMARLYDPTSGKVLLDGVDIRSMDIETRTAKIGFILQEPFLFTGSLHDNILYGNVQNAHLSDDELLQLLSEAGLHGLLDRFEGGLNARIDSSGDGISLGQKQLIAFIRAVLRKPDVLILDEATANIDTVTEQLLEDVLQKLPSSTTRIIIAHRLNTIENADEIFFVNAGNVTKAGSLQDAVDLLLHKKRVS, encoded by the coding sequence ATGAATTATAACCTCAATTTGAATAAAGAGACTTCGTCGAACGAAAAAGCCGGAACGATTACTACGTTGAAACGTTTGCTGGCTTTAATGGATTCGGAGCGAAAGAATCTCTTTATAGCTTTGATTTTTATTTTCATCAATGCAGGACTAAATCTGATCAGTCCTTATCTGATTGGGCATGCTGTGGATAAATTTATCGTCACCAAACATTACGCAGGAGTTATCCGCTATGCAGTTATATTACTTGTCATCTTTGTCATGGCGATGTTTAGTGGCTATACGCAGGCACAACTGATGGGCAAAGTCGGCCAACGGATGTTGTTTAATCTACGTAACCGCCTTTTTAATAAGTTACAAGAGCTCCCGATTGATTTTTTCAATCAAAACAAAGCGGGAGACTTGATTTCTCGCGTGAATAACGATACGGATAAAATTAACCAGTTTTTCTCCCAATCGTTTGTGCAGTTTATGAGCAGTATTTTTACCATGATAGGAGCTGCTATCTTTCTTATATCGATTGACTTCAGGTTAGGACTGGCCGCTTTGTCACCGGCGGTGATATTGTGGATTTTTACGCGTAGTTTTTCGCCATGGGTGAAACGTCGCAACACAGCCAGTATGAGAAGCACGGGCATTTTAAGCGCCGAGGTTCAGGAAAGCCTGCAAAACTTTAAGGTCATTGTGGCATTTAATCGCCGTGACTATTTTCGCAAACGTTTTGATGAGGTAAACACTGACAACTACCGGAATGCTGTCAAAGCCGGCATTGCTAATACAGTGTTTACTCCCGTATATGGTTTTTTGTCAAATATCGGGCAGTTAATTGTGCTGGCTTTCGGTATCTATCTGATTATGGCGGGTCAGTTTTCGATAGGATTACTCATTAGTTTCTTAGCCTATATTACACAGTTCTATAATCCTCTCAGGCAGTTGGCGGCTTTGTGGGCAAACTTTCAGGTTGCTCTGGCAGGATGGGATCGCATTTCACAAATTCTTGTACTGGAAAATAATCTGCCTTTAGTGCCTGATGCTAAAAAAGAGAAGCAGTCCGGTATGCTTTCATTTCGCCATGTTTCGTTTGCTTATCCTTCTTCCGAAAAAGAAATTTTGCGGCATGTCAGTTTTGATTTAGAACGTGGCAAGACGTATGCATTTGTCGGCCCGACAGGAGGTGGGAAAACGACAACTGCGTCGCTGATGGCTCGTTTGTATGATCCAACTTCGGGGAAAGTCTTACTGGATGGTGTAGATATCCGGTCAATGGATATCGAGACCCGTACTGCGAAAATCGGGTTTATTCTTCAGGAACCTTTCTTGTTTACCGGATCTTTACATGACAATATTTTATATGGCAATGTGCAAAACGCCCACTTGTCTGATGACGAACTGCTACAATTATTATCGGAAGCCGGCCTTCATGGTTTGCTTGACCGTTTTGAGGGAGGCCTGAATGCCCGAATAGATAGTTCCGGAGATGGTATCAGTTTGGGGCAAAAACAATTGATCGCTTTTATCCGGGCGGTCTTGCGTAAACCGGATGTGTTGATACTTGATGAAGCAACGGCAAATATCGATACTGTCACTGAACAATTGCTGGAAGATGTTTTACAGAAATTGCCATCTTCTACCACTCGTATTATCATTGCACATCGTTTGAACACGATTGAGAATGCGGATGAAATCTTTTTTGTTAATGCAGGAAATGTCACAAAAGCGGGTTCTTTACAAGATGCTGTCGATTTACTTTTGCATAAAAAAAGGGTCAGTTGA